The genome window AACGTACTCCACCAGTGGCCCCACTTGAACGATGACTTTATGCCGATGTTGTTTCTTCTGAGAAGAAAGGAGACGACCCTTCGCTCTAATATTTACATAACTAATAAAGCGGCTCATCAGTTGCGACCGTTGTTTCTTGCGTCGCTTGGACGCGggctaattaaattaaatcggccagatttaaattaatttgaattaaattaaaacaaatgaatgGTGAGGTTTCAACTGCGGAGGCGAGTTAATGCCTCCGAGACCAAGAGATTGTGATACAGCAGGTGGCAAACATTTTTACGGCCGCAACTGAAATCATTTACTAAATGTAATGGTGTAATCACCGATTCTTTAGCAACATTAGAAACGTTTTTTAACGCCTCTAAAACAACCAACAAAAGCATGACGAATATTTTTAATCGAAGTAACTGAATCACACACCTAATcaataatgatgctaaaattatttcagtaaAAACTGAAACGCACATTGTAACAGgttgcaaaatgttttcaataaacCCATTTATTGTTGCTCTCGCATTGCCTACATTTAATGCATAATTTAAACCAGttgattttcattttgtttcaaCGGTGGTGGTTTTACCACATTTTATGGTTGGTCAACCAAcgttataaatataattttaatttcagatgCTAGTGGCTCGATATCTGCTGACTGGTTTTGTTTTGGCCCTTGCGTTCGTCCATTTTGCTGCACTCACTATGATCCAGCCTCCGTCATGTCCTCCAGAATGTATTTGTTTGTCTCAAACACAGgtaatgttttttatttatactcTCAAACGTCGACCCAATTTTCAAATCTCcttaacaaatttgattgaGAGTGGACTAAGTTCTAGTATTGTCCTGTtggaaacaaacaaacagacaAGACACTATTATATAAAATCTGAACCGATTTTATAAGAAGAAACGTTGATAGTAGATGGTGATATTGGATGGTAGATCTGTactgaaattgaaaaatattggcaaTTGCTTCTTTGGAAGCTGCACCtataaattctttatttttccttAGGACAAGAGTAATTCTTTACAATATTTTACGTTTACAAAGCACAGTATTCCTTGTTCTGTATTTTGAAACTAAAAAAACCTGCAAACTATAACTTacagatttaaataaaaattaatgatcAAACTAATTCGTTAAACTtataatgaaaaagaaaatatgttaattttaGTTCTTGACAAAGTTGGctgctttttcttttcttaaaaTGACAGCATTGAACTTAACTATACTCCGTTCACTTAAGCAATATAATAATCACGTGCACACCACGCAGCCATTGATTGATCATCTGTCGCCTCTCTTGCGAGTCATCtaagaaataaatttcagtGGCGTAACAGAAGGTACTCTGAAATTTCCTATTATTAAAAGTGTGAAGATAACGACTCTCTCCAAAAagaatatgaaaaataataaagaaataaaacaagaataaCATAATAAGTGACACCAAAGGAGCTTCTTTGATCTGACACTTATGTTGcttcttttttcaatttgtttaaataatatatTCGTATTCATTAATtctaattttatgattttgttTTACTTCTATTATACGTTCAATTAAAAACTTCATTTGGTAGACAATAATTTGTTTACCATTATTGTTTGTCGTTGCTTTGTAGGCAAAGCTTTTGTTATCACAAGTAATGCGATTGTTgggtgtttattttatttttggtttaACAATTTGGAAACGACAATGCGTTCTGAAAACTGAAACACACCATAAGCCAGAGCATTTTATTGATTCAAACCGCAAATGAATTAACACAATTGACAGCTTAGCACCTGTCTGACCACAATCGTTCAATCCTAATTATGTTGTAACTTGggcattttaatttcacagaAAGATTTGAACACGTCGTAATGATCATGACAAGagagtaataataattttaattggtcgttatatatttgtaaatatttttggttGATTGAAAccattttagaaaaatatgtaaggggctatagtattgccgttataactttttatctgctctgcccacataaattgaccaatgaaaatcaaagccagattcaatctgtataattttcaccacatttgccacgtgaaaaagttaaggttagaattttgctgccAAGtctacaattattgttttcggttttaaaaaataaaatgtcattaagacaattcgaatgtcagaatgTTTTTTCTgagtaaatcagatcgtcttaactacctatttgattggtaactaagaaaatgtaatgggcgggccagataaaatgttacattgtccttagtatagtgATAGATATTTTTACAATCGTCAAAAGACATACTTAAATCAATGTGAACTTTATATTAAAATGTAGCAAAATTTCTCGATTAGAAAAATGTgtctttataattattaaaatttttcaattttctgttATTCTTGGTCCGTTttcgaaatatgtatttcagtTTCGAAATCTCAAATCTGGAATATGAATTTGCCAGCTTTCACATaatctttaaatatttttccgaaaaagtaattttgataaaaatatttgtcaagcGTTAATTTGCTATAATGATAACATTTAAAagagtaaaattttaaaataaaacttaaattttttaaatccacgcCGAAGTAGGTCaacatatttttaacacaGTAATTATTCCTTTTCCAGACGTAACAGTTTTGGAGAGGATCTGTTATGTACTGTATTGTTGTCTAAATATAACTTAGTGATTATTTCGTGGCCTAAATAGTAAACCACATTGGAGATTTGAATAGCAATAATTAAGGCCCCAACTGGCACGGAGTGTCAGACAAACTTGACTTCACCCTTTACTGTCTAatttagaaagattttctgaCTACTAAAAACAACATTGTATTGATTtgaacacaattttttaaatatcaaattaattgttagaATAATAtctcattttgaaaaacatttatGCAGGTTAATTTAAAATCGGCATCGTATTCTTCAATAATTGATAAATCGGTAACATCTGGAACATAGTGTTAAGTTGCATCCGTTAATCTGCAATAGCAGGAAAGCATTCATCCTCATTATGGCCGACAGGCGGGAGCAAATGTTTAATGACGTAGCGACGCCAggccaaaaatattttcgcaCATCGTCGCCAATCAGCAACAAAAAACCTGGAATCCGTCTCTGCGTCTCACCCTAGTAAATCACGACTGCAAGGACCTTTCTAGATAAGTCCAGGCGTGTAAACCCCAATTGACTTCCGGCCCGGACCCTCCATAACTCGACTTTAACGCtcttaatttgattttttgtttcaggTGCTGTGTAATTCCGGTGGATTAAGAGAGATCCCTGTGAAACTGCTACCTTCAACTGTGGAACATCTCTCGCTAACGAGGAACCACTTTCCCATCATCAAGAGCGACGCCTTTGCAGGGCTGCGATATCTACGGAAACTGTCTTTAGACGGGAACAACATATCAATCATCAAGCCGTTCGCCTTCAGGGGCCTTCCGCGTCTTAGGGATTTGTCTATACAGGTCTGTCGAGTAcaggaataaaataatttagagACAATAATTTCTTTGTCGGCAAAagtatattttaaagaacataTCCACGCAGGTatactgttttctcaatttcgttgtaagtcgtaaaattttattgcatattatgagcCATTGGTTGGGAAGTGGcgcaaaatgtacaatacaatcCTGTTTAAAATATGACTTgctaccataaaattttacgacctacaatcaaattgagaaaacagtacaCACTCTACATTTAGCATTTGcgttgaaaatttttaggtttttAGGTgttttggctggtttgtcaaACTACCAGcctcagcacataaaacttcatttttgctcctaataacataataatcTATTACGTATCCACTACAAACTTGAATCtttagataataataatactttcACTTGTATGTTTTCTTTATGCAGCAAACCCCTCTGGCCACCGTGGCTCAGTTCGCCTTCGCGGGCCTCCAAAACATCACCTCTATCTACCTCAGCCACAACAAAATCAAGAAGGTGGAGGGTTACGCGTTCGCAGGAACGTCGAATCTGAAACTGCTGGTCCTGACTAATAACCCCATAATCAAAATCGAGAGCAACGCGTTCAGCGGTTTAACGAATGTTGAAAGGCTGAATTTCCCTTCGGGAGTGCGCGTTTTAGAGCCGGACGCTTTTAACGGTTTAGACACCGTCGGCTTTTTAAAATTGGCCTTCATGGACTTGCCCTCTCTGAAAGAAGGAACGTTTCGGGGTTTAACGAACGTCGGTGTGCTGTCCATACAAGAGTCCGATCTAGGCGTGATCGAGAGTGATGCTTTCGACGGCTTAACCTTCATCAGCAACTTGTACATCCTCAACAACAAGATCGACGGCATCCAGGAGCTCAACCTGACGCAGGAGCAGCGCATCGGGTACCTCAAGCTGCAGGGGAACCACATCCTGGAGATACCTCGCGCCGAGACTCTCAACATCGGTGTCGATAAGTTGACTGTGATAGCGAATCATTTTCCTTGTGATTGTCACATACACTCGCTGTTGGAAGGACCTTTAGCTAACGGTAGTTTACTCGAGTTTATATCGAAAAATTATTGCATATCGCCGCTGGAAGTTAACGGTAGGCCCATGAGTGATATAGATATCGACTCGATAGGGCGATGTCAGGAGGAAGTTACTAGGGGCAATTTAGAGGCTTCCAAAGACTCAACAAGTATGTGCTGTAAAATGAAGCCACAATTATCGATCCTCCTCTGCTCGTTCGTTGCCGTTTTCGGCAACTTGAGGTGAAAATATCGGCTGGAATCCAGTGCATTTCAATGATGCAACGGTCCTTGTACAGTTTATACGCGCAAACGGAAAACTTTCTTCGCTATTTGTGTTTAGAATGTAAGCAATAAAAGGTAATAGTACACCGATAGGAAAACAGACAACTTCTGTAGTGTGATTACAACGAATGCGAGCGATCggtaatttatttgaattacaCGTGGACGTGACGAGACTGCAAAGTCCCACTCTATTTTTGCTTTCCTAGTTAATTTCCAGTGAATTtgaaagatttatttttgatccTGTTTGATATCTACTTGTGTCAAGACTGATATTTCTGTCGTTACGGAAGTGATGAGAGCAACATGTGGCGAATGAGGGTAAactagataaataaaaatggaattttGCAGCTGTTTTAAAAGgtttttgttattataaaCGCTTTGATTTTGTTCTCTCTTCctaaaataaatacctcactaaaattgaaatgtcaatttttgaaattaaaatcacaGTAAATcatcaaatatattttttattaccgaGTCGGTTATAACAAAACTCGTTATTTGTTATTCCgtactgtaattattttatcccCCTGTCCCGAACATTCCAGGTAGGCCTCGGAGCTTCGCAGCGCCTTATGACACATTGTTCATCGAAACCGGTGACCTCTTCATTTGAGATCAGGACTCTTTATTATCAGTGAACACCCTCTGAATTCTTTAAATTAAGAAGTTTCTATAATCGGTTattgttcactttagctacttctggaattttcccgttttttctggctagacagcctcaggacattttcctacatcgttttccaccactcaaatcttgtgcaaatgaattttcctcgCCCTTTAGTTATCctaagacattggcgcgacattgacgcgaccttgaaacacaacaagagagaaaaaaaggcatttgcacaaggtttgaatgatgggaaacgatctaggaggacgccctgaggctgtctagccagaaaaaatgcgaaaattccagctaaagtgaacaattaccctataataattaataagtaAATTTGTTTgggttaaaatttgtttaggCAGATTTTCCAATTTATCTTTCTAAAAGCTTTTTTTTAACCCGCTTTTTTGTTTGTCTGAAATTTTGAAACTCAATTTTCACTCACGTAGAAGTAAATTTGTGCTGCGATTTCTCTCCACAAGTCTATTCTTGATGacaacataataaaaaatagttactGAGTTTTTTAGTGTGTTCCTTGCGAAATGTCCTTTTTTACTGTTTCACTTAAAACGTCCAGAAAACAAATCCAGACATAAGAAAATTGTTTAGGCAATTTCCTAGACAATGAAATTCTCTACAAAAAAGTCTGTAGTGGCATAACTATGTCTAAAGttaatcatttatttattaataaagaaacagTAAAAGCTGAAACATCAAACATCGTGAAACACGTTCACAAAAAGGAGATAGGAATGTAGAGAAAAATgtgcaaattaaattcaagAGGGTAAAAggcaaatattaaaaacttcAGGAAAAACGAGCTACTGAAAGATattcataattaataaaaactattCGAGTTAAGtaacataatttaaatgatgAAAGACGCTTTCAGTTGATTTTTGTGTTTGAAAGAAATTgtgaattaataaattagaGTTTTCTGCcaaggcgcagccgaggcttaaaCAGGCGAGAGCAAAAGACACTTTTTGGAAaaggtgcacattaaattttttcggcgACCACACGAACTACAAGCagaagacatcattggaaaatttacaaacttattttgtatctaactttttcaaataaataaatttattaatacacactaacaattttttaatagtatttgttatcagcttgccaaaaaaactagaaatttactatttgccataaaattatttattattaaattatcggttttgtcggtctCATTGTTAACTTGCTAAACAGAaaaacagatggcgccacggtcagcgtccgaaaaagagttacttttcgtccgcttgtgaatacgtaaaattaccgttttcattaaggctgcctaaaaattcttttataaattgtatatatttttctgtattccttacgttcaaatgaaatactTAACaatatacaaatattttcgtaaatttgttaattgttaaaatatttttaaacacaacaaaataatctTTCATTGCAAAGTTCTAAGACTTTGAGGGAAACAGCAGTCATCTAgatatttcatttcaatttataACTTATTGCTTGAAAGAAAAGTTTTTCgtaaacattatttttcttgtttttactTATTTCGCCAACAAAGACACTCGATTTGTTTCACAAATTTCGGAGTTCCTCTAGCCAGAACGCACAACTAACGCAGGCtcaattaagaaaacaaagcTTTTCCGGCGAAACAAAGCTCTCTATCGCTTCGAACGTAAAAAGCAACGCATTCAGCCCGCCTCATTCAAACCGGTTAATTACCATTGCAACCAATTAAATCACAATAATTAAACCAGGAATATCAGCCACACAGTAGATTAAGTGTGCTACTGATAGGAAACTGTGCAACCATGAATTGGATAATTACGAATAATTGTTTGGGGTTCAATAAACCAAATTCACATCCCGCATAACTAACTACTTTACCATTAATCAAATCACACAGATACCACCCAACAATTTCGATAAAACCCCCCCACCGTCGAAAAAAAGCTTGCCACCTCATCCACCATAGACATCGAGGGACAATTTAATAACCATTCCGGGGTGAAACGTAACGGcaaaagtaatttattatcgACGCAGGATAGCTACATTTGCTAAATTTCCTGTAGTATGTAACCAAAAATATCCTCGGGGGTGTCGTTTTGTTTAAGCACTTGTAACAAAATTACCCCGTGTCGTGtgtcataataaattgaataaattatCGATCGCTTATCGAATTTACGTTTTTTAACACTGCCAACACGTTCCCTTTCATTTCGTCGATGTAAATAGATTAGACGTGTCTATTCAAGTCCATATCAGCTTGTACATAAAGAGAGCGCTGTTACGTATACAGAGTGTTCATGAAATATTCAGTGAGGATTATGTGCATAAGAAGCGGCGTCAATGTTGCTTATTTTCTTCTGTTTTACAGTGACAAATGTGTTGGAACTTCACAAGTTGGCGTCGAGACTATTTTTAAAGCCTCATTGATTTTTAGATTTGTTTTACATTCGACGGTACGCATTGTATTTGTGTacattttagaatttttgataaaagatgTTAAATGGTTCTACTCGTgactgtatcatttgtaggctTCAATTAGTTTATGCAGGTTGAGGACATTTTTCTCTAAGGACAATCTAGACGTCCTGAAAATTGTTatcttttttttgaaaatttgtgaCATAATTTGAACGTTGTCAAGCTAATaaattagaaacttttttccAAGATACATAAATTCCAATTTAGAAAACTTATCCCaaaagtttctatttttttaacaatggtGTTTTGTTCTAGAGAATAATTATTTGTGAGatataaacgaaaaaagcttTAATAAACAAGCTTAATTAGGTGATCCAATatcataataaaaattttgctgctcgattatttttgtttatgaaaTGTGTTACGTAGAAACTACTCTcgattttatgttggtacacttgactgtcaaattcaaatataacagttcaaaaatgaaaataaatcattgtGAATCTAGAATCTTAACCTAGAAAGCGAACCAACAGacaactttttgacaaatgactaggcgtaccaattattcgggagtgccaacccactaaatttgtctcaatcattaaaaatcacCCCGGACtatcaaaatacaaaattactCTTAAGACACTGtttgtaaaacatttttatgaagttttttttatagaagcttcaaaaaagaaatatcGAGTTCTTTCTCCTCACCCTGTACTCAAGATGTGAAGAGTCAACGTTCAATCAATCTTgtgaaataatcaaaatttccGCTTATCGATTTTGGTGTCTGTTTACGTGTgatttggttaaaattatacaaagtttttaaagtaaatataTGTAGAACGTTAGTCCTAGTTTGTAACGAGCAATGAATAACAATGTAAATTAACGTAATTATGTATACGACTTTGATGACGAATTTGcgttaaattaaacaaattgacGATTAAATCTACACGAAATTATCATAAGGTCAGTGCCTCTTTCTGTATTATACCGTAATGAAATATCAATTATTGGTCGGTAATCATTGTAAATACCTATGTATAAAAATGTCGATGTTTTTCGTTGTAatatattgtttattaaaaggATTTTCGAAAATCTCTCTATCATTTCGTCCGCTATAATCCCGCACAAGAGTTTTATTAGAACCCATACACACGAAACCCGAATAATCCCTTTTCGTTGTGGTGCTGACCTTCTCATAAACAGTTTTAGTGCCACATAATTACCTCGTCGCACTGCAGCAGTacctttaatttattttacaccCTGTAACAAGCCCTTCGCATTTAACAGAGAACAATAAAAGGGATTTCTATTACAAAGGAAAGGAAAAATTCTTTGGTAGGGAAATACGGCAATCACAGCCGCATATCATTAAAAGGGTCTGCGGTGAATGGACTGGAATGTTGGATATTATTACAGCCATCAAAGCTATTCAATTCGTAAAGTAGTATTGTGCCTACCTtcacaagattttatttacgGGAACAAATTTCATGCGACGCACTTCAATTATTTAGTTCATAACAGTTTATTCCTTGTAGTGTAAAGTTGGTTTATACATTTATTTCTAGATCTTGCAAtagatagaaaaaaaatgtgtagatAAAAGACAATCAAAAAATCTTGAGCGAAAGCAAAGGAAATCAAGCAAAAGGGTCTTCATTTGTCATGGATTAATAACCACTTTCAATCCAAGACTGACAACTGGATTCAGATAGGAACAGAATTTCtatttgttttatgtttactcTGAGTTTACGCAACGTCTCGAACATTCCAGGTAGGCCTCAGTGTTTCGCGATGGACTATGACCCATCACCTGCAGCTTCAGAACATTTCTAGCAGCGTTCTGCGTATGCTTCCCCCGTTTGAGTACTCATTGTTCTTTGCTGTTTTGTTAGAACAACTTTTGCTACAACATTTTATGGacctgtatttaattaataaaaaggtaaataaacaatattagtaataaaaataaaaaatattagtcCTTATGTGTGCCAACATACTCTAATCTAATatctaacaaaatttgtaccCTCATTTTTAACAGAAGAAATTTTAAACTCACACTTTAAGAGAATTTATATTCAAATCATTCTTTCAAGGTAATAAAAAAGAAGTTTTCCGGGCCATTTAGAACGGTAATGTACCAGAAAATTTAGATATAAGCAAACTTAGAAAGAGCTTATTTGCAAAAAGATTTAAAGTAGTGATAGTTCAACTGGttactatttacaaaaataatcaattaatgtttattaacgctcatatttttttaatttgctttaactaatttttaaaaataagaaaactgTAGAACCTATTCACACATGTTTCTTATTACTAATTAAAAACAGCATGAGCATTTGTTTCTAACCATTTCCTACATATCATGTTCTTATAAATAATACATAGgagtatgtatttaatttttaaagagaTTCCTTAAGCATAAAAAATTCGTGTAAATGTCTTCCTCTGGGACTAAGCTGggctttagaaaaaatatatacatcaCACATCTATATTAAGGAAACttccaaaaagaaaaacataagTACCAAAAGACAAAATTATACAGCATGCTTCAAAAGATTTATGGAAAGGAGCGGCTGTGAAAAACAAGTACTGAAAACGTGTGGCTTAGCTTTACAGTAGTACACATAACCCAAGTGCTATTGGACCATACCAACGGAACAACGGTTCACTCAAATGTTAGCAACTCATGCATATAGGAACCGTTTTCAAACTAACTAATCCGTTACTTCATGACAATTCATGTTAGATGTTTCAAACGTATGGTACGTTTACAAAGCTAAAATTTTTAGTACGcgtatattttattacatacttagtacaagagaatttatttttgaaaagacaattttttatttgttttcattaCCATCAAGTTTGAAGCGTTCCATAGACATTTTATTGATTGATATCTGGTTAGCAGGGAACGTTTCTCACATGCTAAAGCAAATACAATTACAATAGAAAGGAATattatatttgccaaatagTTACACTAAATTCGTTAGTAAAATATGAATTATTGCGTAATCCTTGAAGAACcttttatgttattatttctAAAGCAAGTGCTAAAGAAGTATTTGATTCATTTAAGTTCATCACAAGAAATACACTttgatgttttaaattttccagTATAACTTTTCTCACAGTttcaatgttttctttttctcttcAAACGAGATGTTCAGTTTTCACTTAagtaataattgaaaatt of Tenebrio molitor chromosome 6, icTenMoli1.1, whole genome shotgun sequence contains these proteins:
- the LOC138132936 gene encoding chondroadherin: MLVARYLLTGFVLALAFVHFAALTMIQPPSCPPECICLSQTQVLCNSGGLREIPVKLLPSTVEHLSLTRNHFPIIKSDAFAGLRYLRKLSLDGNNISIIKPFAFRGLPRLRDLSIQQTPLATVAQFAFAGLQNITSIYLSHNKIKKVEGYAFAGTSNLKLLVLTNNPIIKIESNAFSGLTNVERLNFPSGVRVLEPDAFNGLDTVGFLKLAFMDLPSLKEGTFRGLTNVGVLSIQESDLGVIESDAFDGLTFISNLYILNNKIDGIQELNLTQEQRIGYLKLQGNHILEIPRAETLNIGVDKLTVIANHFPCDCHIHSLLEGPLANGSLLEFISKNYCISPLEVNGRPMSDIDIDSIGRCQEEVTRGNLEASKDSTSMCCKMKPQLSILLCSFVAVFGNLR